In the Brettanomyces nanus chromosome 1, complete sequence genome, TCAGAAAGGAGTGGATAAAGTCGAGGAAGATGcggaagaacaaaaagtGCTAAAAGATGGACAGGATATGGGTGATGATGACTGGAAAGATAATTCTAACTCaacattgatgaaaaatgtTGATCCCAGACAATTCAGACGGTACGAGTTGGCGTATGATCGGGTCAAGGACTTTTATTTGGAGCAGCATACCAAGCAGACAATTGCCTACAATATACAGGCACGGATCAACTTCAAGACTAAAGTGAGAGACAGAATGTCAGTTTGGGATGCTCTCGTTAAACTTAATAAACTCCTAGATGAGAGCGATCCAGATACAGAACTTTCACAGATTGACCACGCTTTGCAGACAGCAGAGGCTATTCGACGCGATAATAAGCCTCGATGGTTTCAATGTGTTGGACTCATTCACGATCTCGGCAAGTTACTTTATTTCTACGACTCTCATGGCCAATGGGATGTTGTTGGAGACACCTTTCCAGTCGGATGTCGATTTTCCAAAAAGATCATCTATCatgacttcttcaagaagaatccCGACAACCGAAATCCTTTATACAACACCAAGTATGGTATCTATTCTCCCCATTGCGGCTTAAAAAATGTCATGCTCAGTTGGGGACACGACGAGTATATGTTCAATCTTGCTAAGGAGCAGAGCACGCTACCACCTGAAGGTTTGTCTATGATAAGGTATCACTCATTCTATCCATGGCACAGAGAGGGTGCTTACAAATACCTTATGACGAAAGAGGACGAAGCAGACTTGAAAGTGGTGCAAACGTTTAACCCTTACGACCTCTATTCCAAGACTGACATCCGTTACAAAGTGGAGGAGCTTAAACCGTACTACCTGGAACTCATTGACGAGTTTTTTCCAAACAAAATAGTGGAATTTTGAATAGCTCTCTAATTAATGAAATGTTTATGAAATAAATGTAACCCTTGAATGTCCATTCCTATAAAAATACAAATACTAATCTATAATGGTGATAGTCAAATTCACCCACCTACTCGAGCAACTGAATTATACCAAAACTTTGTTCAATACCATAAGTACCGGCCTCTTTCCAGTAGTCGTTAAAAGTAGTCAAGATGGTGACGTTAGTACCGGCAATATCAAAGATACTTTGAAGAGCGATCTTTTGATTTGCAGGAGAAGGAATATTGCCTCCATTAGTAATACCTGCACTTGGATAACCTGTCTCGGTAACCCTAATATCCATTCCTGGACAGGACTCCTGAACAATCTCGATTTGTCCCTTGACAAAATCACCAGAATCAGCAGCACTAGAGTAAGTGTCGAAATAAGAATGTGGGTTAATACCAACAAAATCAATGTCTGAACTTGTACATAAGGAAGGATTATCCTCATAAGTAACAGGTGGTTCTGAAGTTGTAACCAAACCAGTGTAGCCCGCGTCTTGTAATAGAGTCTTCACGCTTGCAATTTTGCTAATAAGTTCATCAACAGAGCAGTACTCGCTGATGATGGCCTCATTGCCGATTGTGATGAAGGAAAACAAAGTCCAATCAAATCCCGAGCTTGAGTCTGTAGCGGCACTTATCAAATCGGTGACTGCTGtatcaatggaatcaacaCCAACATCAGAAATCCAGAAACCTTGATTCACCTGCAAGCCAAGAATTGTAGCAATAGGCAAGACTGTAGTCAAATAGTTACAATCATTACCGTAAATTCTAATTTCACCTATTTGTTTTGATTTAATCAACGTTAAATCAGAATAAACGGTATCATAGGACTTGCAACTGCTGTCATTGTTGTAAGGTGAATAGACAATTGCACTTGGATGACCAGTAAGGTAATcagatgacgatgacgatgaagaaactgctGTGAAAGCTGCAGCAGAagtagcagcagaagtAACAGCATCAACAGCTTGAGTGCTCTGAGTGCTAACAGCAGCTTGAGAACTCTGAGTGTCCTCAGTAACCTGAGTGGCCCCCGCACCTGTCGAGGTACCAACAACATTACTCATGCCAACTAAAGCTGTAGTTGCAGCATTTTGAGGTGCAGAAGTGCTCGTAGAAATCTCTTCACTACTCTTCACAACTAGAACAGCAGTAGAGGTAACAAttacagaagatgaaacaAATGTAGAAGTATTTCCATCAGGCATCACGCTTGTAGAAGTAGATTTAACCGTGGTAGTCACCGGTATTGAAGTGGTTTGTTGACTTGCAGCAGCGGCTTGATATGTGGAACTAACGCTTGCCTCTGCAGCTGTAGTAGCGGTGGCGACCGCTCCTTCTGGAGTAGCAGAAGCGGTGGTAGCATCAAGAGTATCGGTACTTGAAATCCTTGGATAAGAAGTAATTGGAACATTAACATCAGTAGCCACGAATAATGCTCCCGGACGGCTAATGACATCGATAATGTGAACAAGGCCATCGGAAGGCTGGGCGGTGGAATCAGGATCTGAAATAATGACACTAACAACACTGCTCTCATCATCGCTTGAGTCATCATTGACTTGAGATTGAGCAGTGGTGACAATTTCAGAGGTTGTAGCAGATGCAGTAGCGGCAACGGTAGCACCATCTTTGGGGCAAGTGGTAGTGGTCAAGGTAACAATTTTAGTGGTTGCCTTGACAGGCGTTGTGGAACTTGTTTCTCCACTAGTTAATGTCCGTGTATAAGTAACTGTTCCAGATATGAAAACCTCAACCGGGTCAAGTGTCTGCGTCACAATAGCTGGGTCAGCATTGGCAACTGCATCTGCATCTGcctttcttttgaaaagaaattcaaAAGGTATTGGCAATGCCAAAGAGGATTGCACCAGGAGTGCAATCACTATTAGGGAGAGTTGCATGTTCTGTATGTGAATGTGATAAGTTCGATTAGTCCGAAACTATAAAATCAGAGTGAAATCGCAGATGAACAATTTAAGGTTGGATTGCTAAAGTATCGTAGTGTTACATGTCATTAAAATCGATTATCACCTTTATATATACTCTGATAAATGACTATTGAATAGGCAAATAGTAACCTCGATTGGAAGTCTAGAAATACAGCCCCCCAGATCACTTCAAGATACTCTCATAGTTAGACTGCATGAAATGCGTTAGAAGCTATTTTTGCTCCACCATATTTAGGATCATGATCCGAAAGAGGATGGCTGGTCCACTGACATTCCAAATCTGGGCTCgagatcaaaaaaaataattttttttagaGTGGCTGCAGTTAAATTTCCTAGTTGGGAAactaaaagaaaaaaccGATTCAATTTCCTGTCGGTGACTGCGAAGTAG is a window encoding:
- a CDS encoding uncharacterized protein (EggNog:ENOG41), whose translation is MQLSLIVIALLVQSSLALPIPFEFLFKRKADADAVANADPAIVTQTLDPVEVFISGTVTYTRTLTSGETSSTTPVKATTKIVTLTTTTCPKDGATVAATASATTSEIVTTAQSQVNDDSSDDESSVVSVIISDPDSTAQPSDGLVHIIDVISRPGALFVATDVNVPITSYPRISSTDTLDATTASATPEGAVATATTAAEASVSSTYQAAAASQQTTSIPVTTTVKSTSTSVMPDGNTSTFVSSSVIVTSTAVLVVKSSEEISTSTSAPQNAATTALVGMSNVVGTSTGAGATQVTEDTQSSQAAVSTQSTQAVDAVTSAATSAAAFTAVSSSSSSSDYLTGHPSAIVYSPYNNDSSCKSYDTVYSDLTLIKSKQIGEIRIYGNDCNYLTTVLPIATILGLQVNQGFWISDVGVDSIDTAVTDLISAATDSSSGFDWTLFSFITIGNEAIISEYCSVDELISKIASVKTLLQDAGYTGLVTTSEPPVTYEDNPSLCTSSDIDFVGINPHSYFDTYSSAADSGDFVKGQIEIVQESCPGMDIRVTETGYPSAGITNGGNIPSPANQKIALQSIFDIAGTNVTILTTFNDYWKEAGTYGIEQSFGIIQLLE